The genomic stretch ATTACTCCCTTTTCATCCAAACTACGTTAACCAACCAGCAAGCACGTGATTTTCTGAAGCTTTCTTCTATTTCGGTAGCATCCAAGCTCTTAGTATCTATGAAATTGCCTTATACAGGTGCAACAAGAGGGAGAATGTATGATTTAAGCCCCCTAAATGACATTCAGAAATAGAAATCTGTCCGATTGAGTAATGAATCTGTCCAATTGTCTATGTAATCTGTCTGATTGCGGCCATAATCTGTCCAATCTTGAATATAATCTGTCCAATTCAGCAATTAATCTGTCCAATCTCGAAACTCACTCCACCCAAACAAAAAAACACCCAAATTAATGGATGCTTTTCGACGTGCGGTTCACTGGCTTTCGTTCGCGCTTCTTCTCTTCCACTGTTTCATCCTGATTCATCCCATAACCAAGCGAAGGATACAGATTCCCTGGTGCAGGATCAACAAACTGCGTTTGATTAAAGTACACATGCGGTGTTTTCCACAGCGCAACAAGTGCCTTCCAGTGCGGCATCTCGTGATAGCGCTCTGGCCACATTTCTTTAATATGCTTCTTCACGAGCGGGTAATATTTCGGACTCATACCTGGGAACAAATGATGCTCCGTATGGTAAGAGAAATTAAAATGAATCACATCGATCCATTTTGGAACCGTAACCGTTAAGCTGTTCGCTAACGGATCGTTCACGTCTGTCATTGGGTTCAAGCGGTGATTGGTTGAGATATAGCTCATTACGATCGCGTTTGCGATCAATAACGGCAGCAATACCGCAAAGAACCATTTAACAGGTCCAAGCCATGCTAACAATCCTAGCCACATCGCCCACGGCAATAACAACTGAATCCAAACAGAAGGACGTTTACTCGGTTTGAACTCTTTAATAAAACGTTTGAACATAAAAAGTCCGTGCAGTGTAAACGAAACTGACAAGAAAGCAAAGCTTACGATCGAACGCATCCACATTGGAAGCTTGTACACTTTTTGTAGCAAGGGTTTGTGTGACAAGTTCTCAAGCGTTGGCCACGCATCCGGGTCTTTTCCATCATGTTGTGTGTGTACGTGGTGCGTCGTATTGTGCCACTTTCTCCATAGCTTTGGTCCAACACTTAACGGCCAGAAAGCTACCGCTCCTAAAAAATCACGAAGCCACGGCTTTCGGATTACTGTGCCGTGCAGAATCTCATGACCTAAAAAGCCCATTCCCGCAAAACACGTTCCTAATATAACGGCGATTCCAATCCCTAACCAAGGGTGTAAATTATTCAATAACCCGATAACTAAAATACCGGCGATTGCGATCAATAAGTAGACTAGTCCTCCCCATAATCTTGAAGGCACTGGCTTAAAGGCTTCTTTCGGCAGCTTTGGAGCGATTTTTGCTGCATACCAGCCAAACGATTGTAGATCTTTCATTTGCTCAACTCCTCTAATCTGACTCTTTCGAATTCTCCTACAATACAATCGTAACAAGGATTGTTTTATGAAGCAACCGTTTTTGTTACCTGGTAATAATAGTTGGTATTATATACCCACAAAAAAGGAGCTATCCAAAAGGATAGCCCACTTTCTAAAGAAATAATCTTACATATATTCAAGTTTTAACACATTCAACTTTTGATTCGTTTCTCGTTCGATCACCTGCAGCAAACGGCGATCTTTCTGCGCTACAAACGTAACCGCGAGTCCTTTTCCGCCAGCTCGTCCTGTTCTACCGATTCGATGAATATAGCTTTCTGCATCAAGCGCGATGTCGTAATTAAATACGTGTGTGACGCCTTCAACATCAAGTCCGCGTGCCGCCACATCGGTAGCTACTAAATACTGAATCTCCCCTTCACGGAAGCGTCGCATTACATCTTCTCTCTTTGCTTGAGAAAGATCGCCATGCAGTTCATCGGAGTTATAACCCATATTTTGCAGTGCTTCGTTCAACTTGCTTGCTCTTCTTTTCGTTCGGCAAAAAATGATCGCTAGATAAGGACGCAACAGTCTGATCGTTTGAACGAGGTCGTTCTGCTTCCCTCGATCTGTTGTTTCCACGATTCGCTGGCGGATCTCTTTTAACGTTATCTGTTTCGTTTTTACATGAATGTCTTGAGGATTGTTTGTATACGTTTCAGCTAGCTTTTTCACTTCATCAGGCATCGTCGCTGAAAAAAGTAACGTTTGGCGATCTTCAGGCACCTCATACATGATGTCTTCAATATCATCTAAAAATCCGATATGAAGCATCTGATCCGCTTCATCTAGCACGAACGTTGAAACATGAGATAAATCGATTGTCTCTCGGCGAATATGATCGAGCAGTCTTCCAGGTGTCGCGACAACAACATGAACCTTGCCCTCTAGCTTATGCATCTGCGCGATCACGTCCTGCCCACCGTAAACAGCGAGCACGTTGATCTCACCGAGAGCTTCTGTAAGTTTGCGTACTTCTGCTGTGATCTGAATGGCA from Bacillus sp. E(2018) encodes the following:
- a CDS encoding acyl-CoA desaturase produces the protein MKDLQSFGWYAAKIAPKLPKEAFKPVPSRLWGGLVYLLIAIAGILVIGLLNNLHPWLGIGIAVILGTCFAGMGFLGHEILHGTVIRKPWLRDFLGAVAFWPLSVGPKLWRKWHNTTHHVHTQHDGKDPDAWPTLENLSHKPLLQKVYKLPMWMRSIVSFAFLSVSFTLHGLFMFKRFIKEFKPSKRPSVWIQLLLPWAMWLGLLAWLGPVKWFFAVLLPLLIANAIVMSYISTNHRLNPMTDVNDPLANSLTVTVPKWIDVIHFNFSYHTEHHLFPGMSPKYYPLVKKHIKEMWPERYHEMPHWKALVALWKTPHVYFNQTQFVDPAPGNLYPSLGYGMNQDETVEEKKRERKPVNRTSKSIH
- a CDS encoding DEAD/DEAH box helicase, whose translation is MGFKELGIHDEIIDILLHNGIGEPTPIQKETIPVILEGKDVVGQAQTGTGKTLAFVLPLLQKVDAERDAIQGLIVAPTRELAIQITAEVRKLTEALGEINVLAVYGGQDVIAQMHKLEGKVHVVVATPGRLLDHIRRETIDLSHVSTFVLDEADQMLHIGFLDDIEDIMYEVPEDRQTLLFSATMPDEVKKLAETYTNNPQDIHVKTKQITLKEIRQRIVETTDRGKQNDLVQTIRLLRPYLAIIFCRTKRRASKLNEALQNMGYNSDELHGDLSQAKREDVMRRFREGEIQYLVATDVAARGLDVEGVTHVFNYDIALDAESYIHRIGRTGRAGGKGLAVTFVAQKDRRLLQVIERETNQKLNVLKLEYM